The proteins below are encoded in one region of Heliangelus exortis chromosome 22, bHelExo1.hap1, whole genome shotgun sequence:
- the STOM gene encoding stomatin, which produces MADHEAGITGKVRREQDDNNSGLGICGWILVITSLFFTVLTFPISIWMCIKIVKEYERAIIFRLGRILKGGAKGPGLFFVLPCTDSFIKVDMRTISFDIPPQEILTKDSVTINVDGVVYYRVQNATLAVANITNADSATRLLAQTTLRNVLGTKNLSQILSDREEIAHSMQNTLDGATDDWGIKVERVEIKDVKLPVQLQRAMAAEAEASREARAKVIAAEGEMNASRALKEASMVITESPAALQLRYLQTLTTIAAEKNSTIVFPLPINMLQGIIGANH; this is translated from the exons ATGGCAGACCACGAAGCGGGGATCACGGGCAAGGTCCGACGTGAGCAAG ATGACAATAATAGTGGCCTTGGCATCTGTGGATGGATCCTGGTGAtcacttcactttttttcactgtccTTACGTTTCCTATATCAATCTGGATGTGCATAAAG ATTGTGAAGGAATACGAGCGAGCCATCATCTTCAGGCTTGGACGCATCTTAAAAGGGGGAGCAAAGGGACCTG gtttgttttttgtcctGCCCTGCACAGACAGCTTCATCAAAGTTGATATGAGGACCATTTCTTTTGATATTCCTCCTCAAGAG ATCTTGACCAAGGACTCTGTGACAATCAATGTGGATGGAGTGGTTTATTACAGAGTTCAGAATGCCACCCTTGCTGTAGCAAATATCACAAATGCTGACTCTGCCACCCGTCTCTTAGCTCAGACTACTCTGAGGAATGTTCTGGGGACCAAAAACCTTTCTCAGATTCTCTCTGATCGTGAAGAAATTGCACACAGCATGCAG AACACCCTTGATGGTGCAACAGATGATTGGGGCATTAAGGTGGAACGTGTGGAGATCAAGGATGTGAAATTACCTGTCCAGCTCCAGAGAGCAatggcagcagaagcagaagcttccCGGGAGGCAAGAGCCAAG GTAATTGCAGCTGAGGGTGAAATGAATGCTTCCAGGGCCCTGAAAGAGGCATCTATGGTCATTACAGAGTCccctgctgctcttcagcttcGTTATTTGCAGACCTTGACCACCATTGCTGCAGAGAAGAATTCCACCATCGTCTTCCCCTTGCCCATAAATATGCTGCAGGGTATCATAGGTGCAAATCACTAG